The following proteins are co-located in the Candidatus Accumulibacter cognatus genome:
- a CDS encoding STAS domain-containing protein — MPFWLKHYRRELLAGDLAAGVIVALMLIPQGMAYAMVAGLPPVAGLYASILPPIAYAVFGSSMVQSVGPMAITSLMTGASLAAFAPPGSALSVVLAGQMALIAGVVLFLSGVFRLGFLAGFLSRPVMSGFTTGAALLITGGQMEPLLGGPPAAIHLPSAIIGVSSLLTLWAAKQYLAKALRALGLSTRVAETLARLAPVAVLVVATAVVGVLGLAQGGVKAVGEIPSGIPGIALSVSAEHWRALLVPGVLVAFMIFLSSQSAAQSLAQKRGERITTNRELLGLGAANVASALSGGLPVTGSISRSAVNYSAGANTPLASMISAALVVLILVVPTPWVSLLPLPALAATIILAVLGMIDLTTLRDSWRYDRGDAGALLATVAGVLLLGVEEGVILGVVLSLATLIWRTSRPHIAVIGRIAGSEHFRNVERHDVETLPAVLMLRVDADLYFGNVDAVVDRLESLLKARATQGRVTCHVVLVMSAVSLIDTTGLYALTEISRSLRAQGTKLHLTEVKGPVMDRLQQSDFLGKELSGQVFLSTAQAFRHLAAEASQAG; from the coding sequence ATGCCATTCTGGCTGAAACATTATCGCCGTGAACTGCTGGCCGGCGACCTCGCTGCCGGCGTCATCGTCGCGCTCATGCTGATTCCCCAGGGCATGGCCTATGCCATGGTCGCCGGCTTGCCGCCAGTCGCCGGGCTGTATGCAAGCATTCTGCCACCGATCGCCTATGCGGTTTTCGGCAGCAGCATGGTTCAATCGGTGGGGCCGATGGCGATCACCTCGCTGATGACGGGCGCTTCACTGGCGGCTTTCGCGCCGCCCGGTTCGGCGCTGAGCGTCGTTCTGGCGGGGCAGATGGCGCTGATCGCCGGCGTGGTTCTGTTCCTGAGCGGCGTCTTCCGCCTTGGTTTCCTCGCCGGCTTTCTCAGCCGGCCGGTGATGAGCGGTTTCACCACCGGCGCGGCCTTGCTGATCACCGGCGGCCAGATGGAGCCGCTCCTCGGTGGGCCACCAGCGGCCATCCATCTGCCGAGCGCGATCATCGGCGTCAGTTCGCTGCTGACCCTGTGGGCGGCGAAGCAGTATCTGGCCAAGGCGCTGCGTGCCTTGGGACTGTCGACGCGCGTCGCCGAGACGCTGGCCAGACTGGCGCCGGTGGCGGTTCTCGTCGTGGCGACGGCCGTGGTCGGTGTTCTGGGCCTGGCGCAAGGCGGGGTGAAGGCGGTTGGCGAGATTCCTTCTGGGATCCCCGGAATCGCCCTGAGCGTGTCGGCCGAACACTGGCGAGCCTTGCTGGTGCCCGGCGTGCTGGTCGCTTTCATGATCTTTCTCTCGAGTCAGTCGGCGGCGCAATCTTTGGCGCAGAAGCGCGGTGAACGCATCACGACCAACCGCGAACTGCTGGGCCTCGGCGCCGCCAATGTGGCCAGCGCGCTATCCGGGGGCTTGCCGGTCACCGGCAGCATCTCGCGGTCTGCGGTGAACTACTCGGCCGGCGCCAACACGCCCCTGGCGAGCATGATTTCGGCCGCCCTGGTCGTGCTCATCCTGGTGGTGCCGACGCCCTGGGTGTCGCTGCTGCCGTTGCCGGCGCTGGCGGCAACCATCATCCTGGCCGTGCTCGGGATGATCGACCTGACGACTCTGCGGGATTCCTGGCGCTATGACCGCGGCGACGCCGGAGCGCTGCTGGCCACCGTCGCCGGCGTGTTGCTGCTTGGCGTCGAAGAGGGCGTGATCCTCGGCGTCGTGCTATCGCTCGCCACCCTGATCTGGCGCACCAGTCGGCCGCATATTGCCGTCATCGGCAGGATCGCGGGCAGCGAGCACTTCCGCAATGTCGAACGGCACGACGTGGAAACACTGCCCGCGGTGTTGATGCTGCGCGTCGACGCCGACCTGTACTTTGGCAATGTCGACGCGGTCGTCGACCGCCTCGAGAGCTTGCTGAAGGCGCGAGCGACGCAGGGTCGGGTCACCTGCCACGTGGTACTGGTCATGTCGGCGGTGAGCCTGATCGATACCACCGGCCTGTATGCGCTGACCGAGATCAGCCGCAGCCTGCGGGCGCAGGGGACCAAACTGCATCTGACGGAAGTCAAGGGCCCGGTGATGGACCGCCTGCAGCAAAGTGATTTTCTCGGCAAGGAACTCAGCGGGCAGGTCTTCCTGAGTACTGCGCAGGCGTTTCGCCACCTGGCGGCGGAAGCTTCACAGGCGGGCTGA
- a CDS encoding CBS domain-containing protein, translating to MLVAGIMKKKIVTISPLATVREALLMMKERGVKSLVVEKRHSGDAYGLIAYRDVARAVIAEDGDIDLLNVYDIAQKPALQVSQHLEIRYLARLMIQYSVKSVLVIDNNELQGFVSDTDVVSHLIDRATSGR from the coding sequence ATGCTGGTTGCCGGAATCATGAAGAAGAAAATCGTTACCATCAGTCCGCTGGCCACCGTCCGGGAGGCGCTGCTGATGATGAAGGAGCGGGGCGTCAAGTCGCTGGTGGTCGAAAAACGCCATTCGGGCGACGCCTACGGTCTGATCGCCTACCGCGACGTTGCCCGGGCGGTGATCGCCGAGGACGGCGACATCGACCTGCTCAATGTCTATGACATTGCCCAGAAACCGGCGCTGCAGGTTTCGCAGCACCTCGAAATCCGCTATCTGGCGCGCCTGATGATCCAGTACTCGGTGAAGAGCGTGCTGGTCATCGACAACAACGAGTTGCAGGGCTTCGTCTCGGATACCGACGTGGTGAGTCATCTGATCGACCGCGCGACCAGCGGCCGCTAG
- a CDS encoding DUF1538 domain-containing protein, whose translation MGLGSLFRVIHELLHEAARDLAPTLIVVVLFQVFFIQRMPDNPAALIGGFSVVLLGLALFVKGLDAAIFPAGETMAFDFARRGSFLWLVFFAFFVSFASVAAEPALMAVAYKAEAVSGGSMGALTLRMVAALGVGIAVVVGVWRIVLGHSIGNYLIPGYLLVIVLTVFSPPQLVGLAFDSGGVVASTVTAPLLTALGVGLATSIRGRNPLLDGFGLIAFGALAPMIIIQLYGILFFVPAAAGTSVVMMPSDDQHQYAALEMLIDFGIMVRNLLPIIAVVLFSSFVILRRPLADPRGLAVGMVLVAVGLFMFDEGLQVGLFPLGDEMTRGLMRDGVPMWAVYLYGFLIGFATTMAEPALIALSIKADEVSLGQLKGFWLRFLVSVGVGIGIVIGCARIIDGTNIAYWLIPGYLLVLAMTRFAPDFIVPIAYDCGGVTTSTVTVPLVTALGVGLAERTPGRDPMIDGFGLIAFASLLPMIIVMSYGMLANWWLRSRKPVKEIGP comes from the coding sequence ATGGGGCTCGGCTCGCTGTTTCGCGTCATCCACGAGCTCCTGCACGAGGCGGCACGCGACCTGGCACCCACACTGATCGTGGTCGTCCTGTTCCAGGTGTTTTTCATCCAGCGCATGCCCGACAACCCGGCTGCGTTGATCGGTGGCTTTTCCGTCGTCCTTCTCGGCCTGGCGCTTTTCGTCAAGGGGCTCGACGCGGCGATCTTTCCGGCCGGCGAGACGATGGCTTTCGATTTCGCCCGGCGCGGCTCGTTTCTCTGGCTCGTCTTCTTTGCCTTCTTCGTCAGTTTTGCCTCGGTGGCCGCCGAACCGGCGCTGATGGCCGTCGCCTACAAGGCGGAGGCGGTCTCGGGAGGCAGCATGGGCGCGCTGACGCTGCGCATGGTGGCGGCGCTCGGTGTGGGCATCGCGGTAGTGGTCGGTGTCTGGCGCATCGTCCTCGGCCACTCGATCGGCAACTACCTGATTCCGGGTTATCTGCTGGTCATCGTGCTGACCGTTTTCTCGCCGCCGCAATTGGTCGGCCTGGCCTTCGATTCCGGCGGCGTCGTCGCCTCGACGGTCACCGCACCGCTGCTGACCGCGCTTGGGGTGGGTCTGGCGACCAGCATCCGCGGACGCAATCCGCTGCTCGACGGTTTTGGTCTGATCGCTTTCGGTGCGCTGGCGCCGATGATCATCATTCAGCTCTACGGCATCCTGTTCTTTGTTCCCGCAGCGGCCGGCACGTCGGTGGTGATGATGCCGAGCGACGATCAGCATCAGTATGCGGCGCTCGAAATGCTGATCGATTTCGGGATCATGGTCAGGAACCTGCTGCCGATCATCGCCGTCGTGCTGTTCTCGAGTTTCGTCATCCTGCGTCGCCCGCTGGCCGATCCCAGGGGCCTGGCGGTCGGCATGGTGCTGGTGGCTGTCGGCCTGTTCATGTTCGACGAGGGGCTGCAGGTCGGTCTCTTTCCGTTGGGCGACGAGATGACCCGTGGTCTGATGCGCGACGGCGTACCGATGTGGGCGGTCTACCTCTACGGCTTCCTGATCGGTTTTGCAACGACCATGGCCGAGCCGGCGCTGATCGCACTGTCGATCAAGGCCGATGAGGTCAGCCTCGGGCAGCTCAAGGGGTTCTGGCTACGCTTTCTGGTCTCGGTGGGGGTGGGCATCGGCATCGTCATCGGCTGCGCACGCATCATCGACGGCACGAACATCGCCTACTGGCTGATTCCCGGCTATTTGCTGGTGCTGGCGATGACCAGATTTGCCCCCGACTTCATCGTGCCGATCGCCTATGACTGCGGTGGCGTGACCACCTCGACGGTGACCGTGCCGCTGGTGACCGCACTCGGTGTCGGGCTGGCCGAGCGAACGCCGGGTCGCGACCCGATGATCGACGGTTTCGGCCTGATTGCTTTCGCCTCGCTGCTGCCGATGATCATCGTCATGTCCTATGGCATGCTGGCCAACTGGTGGCTGCGATCGAGGAAACCTGTCAAGGAGATCGGTCCATGA
- a CDS encoding ArsB/NhaD family transporter, which produces MHAAASGVLLGLNPLWLATVVMIVTYGVIISERLNRSIIALLGAMLMVMFGLLTQEQAVAGVDFNTIGLLVGMMVIVSITRKSGVFEYLAIWSAKLVKANPAGILAMLAVVTALVSALLDNVTTVLLVVPVTLVITEALKVNPYPFLFSQILASNIGGTATLIGDPPNILIGGQVGLSFNDFVINLSPVIAVILIVHVISIHLIWGRGMASTAELRARVMAFDESEAISDSRLLKRASLVLALVIVAFVMARSLGLESGTIGMAGAALLLMLDNLGKSAEHQSENVVKVYNEIEWITIFFFVGLFIVIAGVEHAGLLRLLADQLLAATGGDFKVTGYSILWSSAVLSAIVDNIPFVATMIPLIKSMAPAFGGADALMPLWWCLSLGACLGGNGTLIGASANLTVAGIAERNGIPFRFMTYTRIAFPLMLIHVGICNVYVWWRYF; this is translated from the coding sequence ATGCATGCTGCTGCTTCCGGGGTCCTGTTGGGCCTCAATCCCCTGTGGCTGGCGACCGTGGTGATGATCGTCACCTATGGCGTGATCATCAGCGAGCGGCTGAACCGCTCGATCATCGCGCTGCTCGGGGCCATGCTGATGGTCATGTTCGGTCTGCTGACGCAGGAGCAGGCGGTCGCAGGCGTCGATTTCAACACCATCGGCCTGCTCGTCGGGATGATGGTCATCGTCTCGATTACCCGCAAGTCGGGTGTTTTCGAGTATCTGGCGATCTGGTCGGCGAAACTGGTGAAAGCCAACCCGGCCGGCATTCTCGCCATGCTGGCCGTGGTCACCGCCCTCGTTTCCGCGCTGCTCGACAACGTCACCACCGTGCTCCTCGTCGTTCCGGTGACGCTGGTCATCACCGAAGCGCTGAAAGTCAATCCCTACCCTTTCCTGTTCTCGCAGATCCTGGCGTCGAACATCGGGGGTACGGCGACGCTGATCGGCGATCCACCGAACATCCTCATCGGCGGACAGGTCGGTTTGTCGTTCAACGACTTTGTGATCAACCTTTCGCCGGTGATCGCCGTGATCCTGATCGTGCATGTCATCTCGATTCATCTCATCTGGGGGCGCGGCATGGCCTCAACGGCCGAACTGCGCGCGCGAGTCATGGCCTTCGACGAAAGCGAGGCGATCAGCGATTCGCGGCTGCTGAAACGAGCCTCGCTGGTGCTGGCCCTGGTGATCGTGGCCTTCGTCATGGCGCGGTCGCTGGGGCTGGAATCGGGCACCATCGGCATGGCGGGGGCGGCGCTGCTGTTGATGCTCGACAACCTCGGCAAATCGGCCGAGCACCAGTCGGAGAATGTCGTCAAGGTGTACAACGAGATCGAGTGGATCACGATCTTTTTCTTCGTCGGGTTGTTCATCGTGATCGCCGGGGTCGAGCATGCCGGCCTGCTGCGCCTGCTCGCCGATCAGTTGCTCGCCGCGACCGGCGGCGATTTCAAGGTCACGGGCTACAGCATCCTCTGGTCATCGGCAGTCCTGTCGGCAATCGTCGACAACATCCCCTTCGTGGCCACGATGATTCCCCTGATCAAGTCGATGGCGCCGGCATTCGGCGGCGCGGACGCGCTGATGCCGCTCTGGTGGTGCCTTTCTCTGGGGGCCTGTCTCGGCGGCAACGGCACGCTGATCGGTGCCAGCGCCAACCTGACCGTCGCCGGCATCGCCGAGCGCAACGGCATTCCGTTCCGCTTCATGACCTACACCAGGATCGCCTTTCCGCTGATGCTGATCCATGTCGGGATCTGCAACGTTTATGTCTGGTGGAGGTATTTCTGA
- a CDS encoding HlyC/CorC family transporter — translation MDPALWIELIVFVVLLGFSGFFSSTETSLFSLSQFQLDQMRAAKNPRIELIERLRSEPRRLIVTILIGNEFVNVSASVISAAMIIHLFGAENEMINLLVMVPILLLFGEITPKVLAIRNNVAFASAECRPIALVARLITPLREVIRYIADFFITLIVGRQRSQGNLVTEDMIRTLVHDAVGEGALDSQEAQYIEKIFDFGSKTLRDLMRPRSDIHFLSADLPVVELLAQIKASRQSRYPVFKGHRDSIVGILHARDLLGVDLARLERDPQGVRKLLRQANFFPESKPAVELFHTFRQRKLSFALIVDEYGGVTGLVTMEDLLECVFGEIASPSDREAVSRHPVRELADGSRLIDASMSVDDFYQEFGVAIEREEAETLAGVLLDAFGELPAVGAVIDLCGLKFTVERIEHNRITHALVERLPDVVDRPETDAGDEFVHGASAQVVPPAGEGGPASAGSPAPVFSKREDA, via the coding sequence ATGGATCCTGCCCTATGGATCGAACTGATCGTCTTTGTCGTCCTGCTCGGTTTCTCGGGTTTCTTCTCGAGCACTGAAACGTCGCTGTTCTCGCTCAGCCAGTTCCAGCTCGACCAGATGCGCGCGGCGAAGAATCCGCGCATCGAACTGATTGAACGCCTACGCAGCGAACCGCGACGGTTGATTGTCACCATACTGATCGGCAACGAATTCGTCAATGTTTCGGCCTCGGTGATCTCGGCGGCGATGATCATCCACCTGTTCGGCGCCGAGAACGAGATGATCAACCTGCTGGTAATGGTGCCGATCCTGCTGCTGTTTGGCGAGATCACTCCGAAGGTGCTGGCGATCCGCAACAACGTCGCCTTCGCCAGCGCCGAGTGTCGTCCGATCGCCCTCGTCGCTCGCCTGATCACGCCGCTGCGCGAGGTGATCCGCTACATCGCCGATTTCTTCATCACCCTGATCGTCGGCAGGCAGCGCTCGCAGGGCAACCTGGTCACAGAGGACATGATTCGCACGCTGGTGCACGATGCCGTCGGCGAAGGCGCCCTCGACAGCCAGGAAGCGCAGTACATCGAGAAGATCTTCGACTTCGGCAGCAAGACCCTGCGCGACCTCATGCGTCCGCGTTCGGACATCCATTTTCTGTCGGCCGATCTGCCAGTGGTGGAATTACTGGCGCAGATCAAGGCCAGCCGCCAGTCCCGTTATCCGGTATTCAAGGGGCACCGCGACAGCATCGTCGGCATCCTGCACGCGCGCGACCTCCTCGGCGTCGATCTTGCCCGTCTCGAGCGCGATCCGCAGGGGGTTCGCAAACTGCTGCGCCAGGCAAACTTCTTTCCCGAATCAAAACCGGCGGTGGAACTGTTTCATACCTTCCGCCAGCGCAAGTTGTCCTTTGCCTTGATCGTCGACGAGTACGGGGGCGTCACCGGGCTGGTGACGATGGAAGACCTGCTTGAATGCGTCTTCGGCGAGATTGCCAGCCCTTCCGACAGAGAAGCGGTGAGTAGACACCCAGTGCGCGAACTGGCTGATGGCAGCCGTCTGATCGATGCCAGCATGTCGGTCGACGACTTTTATCAGGAATTTGGCGTCGCGATCGAGCGCGAGGAGGCTGAAACCCTGGCTGGCGTGCTGCTGGACGCTTTTGGCGAACTGCCGGCCGTGGGCGCGGTGATCGATCTCTGCGGCCTGAAGTTCACCGTTGAAAGGATCGAGCATAATCGCATTACACACGCCCTTGTTGAACGGCTCCCCGACGTGGTCGACCGACCGGAAACGGATGCAGGTGACGAGTTTGTACATGGCGCGTCGGCACAAGTCGTGCCGCCGGCCGGCGAGGGCGGTCCAGCGAGTGCCGGGTCGCCCGCTCCGGTGTTCAGCAAGCGGGAGGATGCATAG
- a CDS encoding HlyC/CorC family transporter gives MEIWITVLLMIVCLVAEGFFSGSELGVVSADRMKLRHDAAKGSRGARLALEMLEKRPEWLLSTTLVGTNIAVVTNSTIATALMIDLFGEQGSWLAVVLVAPLIWVFGEIVPKSVFQQRADTIAPYVIYLLRFFSIVFWPILIIFVTLSKCLSRLAGAKEEHNPFTLREQIQSMVQMPPQEGGDIQAIEKTMIRRMFNFSETTVYKVMVPLIDVNAIEKRATVGDAVRLAVQCSHVRLPVYDGRIDRVIGVLNSMDLLGVDESASIEPFISPTRYVPASKSAEAMLVELRKDGDAMAVVMDEFGGAEGIVTIEDIIEEVVEDIQDEYDRQEKPAEWLKKLGHHDYLVSARANPAMLNETLGLKLPREGDYDTLSGFLLEYAREIPAPGTTIEVEGIKFTIQRATPQVIQEVQIRW, from the coding sequence ATGGAGATCTGGATCACTGTCCTATTGATGATCGTTTGCCTGGTTGCCGAAGGTTTCTTCTCGGGTTCAGAACTCGGCGTCGTCAGCGCCGACAGAATGAAGCTGCGTCACGATGCCGCCAAAGGCTCCCGTGGCGCGCGTCTCGCGCTCGAAATGCTGGAAAAGCGGCCGGAATGGTTGCTGTCTACGACGCTGGTCGGCACCAATATCGCGGTGGTGACCAACTCGACGATCGCGACCGCGCTGATGATCGATCTGTTCGGGGAACAGGGCAGTTGGCTGGCGGTGGTCCTGGTCGCACCGCTGATCTGGGTGTTTGGCGAGATCGTTCCGAAAAGTGTCTTCCAGCAGCGCGCCGATACGATCGCGCCTTACGTGATTTACCTCCTGCGCTTCTTTTCGATCGTCTTCTGGCCTATCCTCATCATCTTCGTCACCTTGTCGAAGTGCCTTTCGCGCCTCGCGGGCGCGAAAGAAGAGCATAACCCTTTCACCCTTCGCGAGCAGATCCAGAGCATGGTACAGATGCCGCCACAGGAAGGGGGCGACATCCAGGCCATCGAAAAGACGATGATCCGGCGCATGTTCAATTTTTCCGAAACGACGGTCTACAAGGTGATGGTGCCGTTGATCGACGTGAATGCCATCGAGAAGCGCGCAACGGTCGGAGATGCGGTGCGCCTGGCGGTACAGTGCTCGCATGTCCGCCTGCCGGTCTATGATGGACGTATCGACAGGGTGATCGGTGTGCTGAACAGCATGGATCTGTTGGGCGTCGACGAATCCGCGTCGATCGAGCCCTTCATCAGCCCGACGCGCTATGTACCGGCCAGCAAGAGCGCCGAGGCGATGCTCGTCGAACTGCGCAAGGATGGTGATGCGATGGCCGTGGTGATGGACGAGTTTGGCGGCGCCGAGGGGATCGTCACCATCGAGGACATCATCGAAGAGGTGGTCGAGGACATCCAGGACGAATACGACCGGCAGGAAAAACCAGCCGAATGGCTGAAGAAACTTGGCCACCATGACTACCTGGTCAGCGCACGCGCCAACCCGGCGATGCTCAACGAAACACTGGGCCTGAAGCTGCCCCGCGAGGGCGACTACGACACGCTCTCGGGCTTCCTGCTCGAGTATGCGCGCGAGATTCCCGCGCCCGGCACGACGATCGAAGTCGAGGGCATCAAGTTCACCATTCAGCGTGCGACGCCGCAAGTGATCCAGGAGGTCCAGATTCGCTGGTAG
- a CDS encoding CBS domain-containing protein: protein MKHDQESLCRSIMSDPPTVLKPTDSVSVALQTMVRERLPALPVVDTDGRYVGMLPRSRLVALAMPRVLSHDTDQQPLARLLRVGFIRDSLADLQERMAAAANDPVSQHLDREVPVLSPDTPLMNALLFLYRQRNVLPVVENGKLLGIVSVWDVLARIGRVK from the coding sequence ATGAAACACGATCAAGAATCCTTGTGCCGGTCGATCATGTCGGATCCACCGACCGTGCTCAAGCCGACCGACTCGGTATCGGTTGCCCTGCAGACGATGGTCCGGGAGCGCTTGCCGGCGCTGCCGGTGGTTGATACGGATGGCCGCTACGTCGGCATGCTGCCCCGCAGCCGGCTGGTCGCACTGGCCATGCCGCGGGTTCTGTCGCACGATACCGACCAGCAACCCTTGGCACGCCTCTTGCGGGTCGGCTTCATCCGGGACTCGCTGGCCGACCTGCAGGAACGAATGGCGGCCGCCGCCAATGACCCGGTCAGCCAGCACCTTGACCGGGAGGTGCCGGTGCTTTCCCCGGACACCCCGCTGATGAATGCCCTACTTTTCCTCTACCGGCAGCGCAACGTCCTGCCCGTCGTCGAGAACGGGAAACTGCTCGGCATCGTTTCGGTCTGGGATGTTCTCGCCCGTATCGGGAGGGTCAAGTAA
- a CDS encoding DUF1223 domain-containing protein, protein MSWHSLASPLLLAVACGAADAAPAAACQRSSPPHTVALVELFTSEGCSSCPPADRWLSTLATRYGSEQLVPLSLHVDYWNYLGWQDRFAQAQFSERQRQLAQRSASPVAYTPEVFVGMRELRSWHDAASFEQRLRQINRQPARADISLAMQGGETGTLAAEAQFRAPATENGRNSLQGVLVLYEDRLESSVRRGENRGATLRHDHVVRYWSPPFPLRPDGTPQTVRRTLELGAEWNRTKLGLAAFVHDSRTGEVLQAISLPVCVAAAR, encoded by the coding sequence ATGTCCTGGCATTCTCTGGCAAGTCCGCTGCTCCTCGCCGTCGCTTGCGGCGCCGCCGACGCCGCTCCTGCGGCCGCCTGCCAGCGCAGCAGCCCGCCGCATACGGTGGCGCTGGTCGAACTGTTCACCTCGGAAGGCTGCAGCAGTTGCCCGCCTGCCGACCGCTGGCTGAGTACGCTGGCGACGCGCTACGGGTCCGAGCAACTCGTGCCGCTGTCGCTGCATGTCGACTATTGGAATTACCTCGGCTGGCAGGACCGCTTTGCACAGGCGCAGTTCAGCGAACGCCAGCGCCAGCTCGCACAGCGCTCGGCCAGTCCTGTGGCCTACACCCCGGAGGTGTTTGTTGGCATGCGCGAACTGCGTAGCTGGCACGATGCAGCCAGCTTCGAGCAGCGGCTGCGCCAGATCAATCGCCAGCCGGCCCGGGCAGACATCAGCCTGGCGATGCAGGGAGGCGAAACCGGAACACTCGCCGCCGAGGCCCAGTTCCGTGCGCCAGCCACCGAAAATGGCCGGAACAGCCTGCAAGGCGTGCTGGTGCTCTACGAAGACCGTCTCGAATCGAGCGTGCGCCGCGGCGAAAACCGCGGCGCGACGCTGCGCCACGACCATGTCGTGCGCTACTGGTCGCCGCCCTTCCCGCTGCGCCCCGACGGTACGCCGCAGACAGTCCGCCGCACGCTGGAGCTTGGCGCCGAATGGAACAGGACGAAATTGGGCCTCGCTGCCTTTGTCCATGACAGCCGCACGGGCGAAGTGTTGCAGGCGATCTCGCTGCCGGTCTGCGTCGCGGCAGCGAGGTGA
- a CDS encoding TrkH family potassium uptake protein encodes MIDRFAPVVYILGILIVGFGVLMLLPLGLSWVADDGAHSAYDEAVLITIATGGALTFAVRHRRREMRVRESFLLVALIWSLLPAFGALPLYLHIRELSWTDAYFEAVSGLTATGATVLSGLDHLPLSINFWRTFMHWVGGLGVVVLAVAILPLLGFGGRSMLKAETPGPMKENKITPRLTETAKGLWVVYVILTVACGLSLYHAGMMPWDAMMHAFSVMGLGGFSTKDASLGHFDSLKIEVVVIFFALLAGINYSTHFLALAKRSLRVYRFDVEAHYFLGFLALSSLGLTLYLLPDDIYGDFLTTFRYVAFHSVSLATSLGFATTDYAQWPLFAQLWILFLGSFVACSGSAGGGIKMIRAVILYKQVFRELVRAMHPRSLQSVRFGTGVVSDHVLHSILGFFFIYVVSIVVLTLLMIATRLDVITAFSAVVACINNTGPGLNLVGPATTYAVLSDFQTWICTWAMLLGRLEIFTLLVLLMPAFWRP; translated from the coding sequence ATGATCGACCGCTTCGCGCCCGTGGTCTACATTCTCGGCATCCTGATCGTCGGCTTCGGCGTGCTGATGCTGCTCCCGCTCGGCCTGTCGTGGGTGGCCGATGACGGCGCGCACAGTGCCTACGACGAGGCCGTCCTGATCACCATTGCCACCGGTGGCGCGCTGACCTTCGCCGTGCGCCACCGGCGACGCGAGATGCGTGTGCGCGAGAGCTTCCTGCTGGTCGCGCTGATCTGGTCGCTGCTGCCGGCTTTCGGCGCCCTGCCGCTGTACCTGCACATCCGCGAACTGTCCTGGACCGACGCCTACTTCGAAGCCGTTTCGGGATTGACGGCAACCGGCGCGACGGTTCTTTCCGGTCTCGACCACTTGCCACTGTCGATCAATTTCTGGCGTACCTTCATGCACTGGGTCGGCGGGCTCGGCGTCGTCGTTTTGGCGGTGGCGATCCTGCCGCTGCTCGGCTTCGGTGGCCGCAGCATGCTCAAGGCGGAAACGCCAGGCCCGATGAAGGAGAACAAGATCACACCGCGCCTGACCGAAACCGCCAAGGGCCTGTGGGTGGTGTATGTGATCCTGACGGTCGCCTGCGGCCTCAGCCTGTACCACGCCGGGATGATGCCGTGGGACGCGATGATGCACGCCTTCTCGGTCATGGGCCTCGGCGGCTTCTCGACCAAGGATGCCAGCCTCGGCCACTTCGACAGTCTCAAGATCGAAGTCGTCGTCATCTTCTTCGCGCTGCTCGCCGGCATTAACTACAGCACGCACTTCCTTGCGCTGGCGAAGAGATCGCTGCGCGTGTATCGCTTCGACGTCGAAGCGCACTATTTCCTTGGCTTCCTCGCGCTCAGCAGCCTCGGGCTGACGCTTTACCTACTACCGGACGACATCTACGGCGATTTTCTGACCACTTTCCGCTATGTCGCCTTCCACTCGGTATCGCTCGCCACCTCGCTCGGCTTCGCCACCACCGATTATGCGCAGTGGCCGCTGTTCGCACAGTTGTGGATCCTCTTCCTCGGCAGCTTTGTCGCCTGCTCGGGATCGGCCGGTGGCGGCATCAAGATGATCCGCGCGGTGATTCTCTACAAACAGGTGTTCCGCGAACTGGTGCGGGCGATGCACCCGCGCAGCCTGCAAAGCGTGCGCTTTGGGACGGGCGTCGTATCCGACCATGTGCTGCACTCGATCCTTGGCTTCTTCTTCATCTACGTCGTGTCGATCGTCGTGTTGACGCTGCTGATGATCGCCACCCGGCTCGACGTCATCACCGCCTTCTCGGCCGTCGTCGCCTGCATCAACAACACCGGTCCCGGCCTCAACCTCGTCGGCCCGGCGACGACCTATGCCGTGCTCAGCGACTTCCAGACCTGGATCTGTACTTGGGCGATGCTGCTCGGCCGGCTCGAGATCTTCACGCTGCTGGTCCTGCTGATGCCGGCTTTCTGGCGGCCTTGA
- a CDS encoding transcriptional regulator, whose translation MKFSAVLLIVPDEDENRAVEILKEAGATGITILKGKGLRHNERKTFLGLGLERKESLLLCVVEKQLAMRILRTVKMQMKMDLPGGGLAFSLPLGSVVGIGLAQMQAFRREVEEEL comes from the coding sequence ATGAAATTCTCTGCTGTGCTGCTGATCGTTCCGGATGAAGACGAGAACCGGGCGGTCGAAATTCTCAAGGAGGCCGGTGCGACCGGCATCACCATCCTCAAGGGCAAGGGCCTGCGGCACAACGAGCGCAAGACCTTCCTCGGGCTGGGTCTGGAGCGCAAGGAGTCGTTGCTGCTGTGTGTGGTCGAGAAGCAGCTCGCGATGCGCATTCTGAGAACGGTCAAGATGCAGATGAAGATGGACCTGCCGGGGGGAGGATTGGCTTTTTCGTTGCCGCTGGGCAGCGTGGTCGGCATCGGCCTGGCGCAAATGCAGGCTTTCCGGCGCGAAGTCGAGGAGGAACTGTGA